A single Pan troglodytes isolate AG18354 chromosome 19, NHGRI_mPanTro3-v2.0_pri, whole genome shotgun sequence DNA region contains:
- the LOC134806916 gene encoding zinc finger protein 3 homolog — MGTENKEVIPKEEISEESEPHGSLLEKFPKVVYQDHEFGAGCEEDMLEGHSRESMEEVIEQMSPQERDFPSGLMIFKKSPSSEKDRENNESERGCSPSPNLVTHQGDTTEGVSAFATSGQNFLEILESNKTQRSSVGEKPHTCKECGKAFNQNSHLIQHMRVHSGEKPFECKECGKTFGTNSSLRRHLRIHAGEKPFACNECGKAFIQSSHLIHHHRIHTGERPYKCEECGKAFSQNSALILHQRIHTGEKPYECNECGKTFRVSSQLIQHQRIHTEERYHECNECGKAFKHSSGLIRHQKIHTGEKPYLCNECGKGFGQSSELIRHQRIHTGDKPYECNECGKTFGQNSEIIRHIRIHTGEKPYVCKECGKAFRGNSELLRHERIHTGEKPYECFECGKAFRRTSHLIVHQRIHTGEKPHQCNECARTFWDNSELLLHQKIHIGEKPYECSECEKTFSQHSQLIIHQRIHTGEKPYECQECQKTFSRSSHLLRHQSVHCME, encoded by the coding sequence ATGGGGACTGAGAACAAGGAGGTGATTCCCAAGGAAGAAATTTCTGAAGAATCTGAGCCACATGGGTCATTATTAGAAAAATTTCCAAAAGTGGTTTACCAAGATCATGAGTTTGGAGCAGGATGTGAAGAAGACATGTTGGAGGGACATTCGAGAGAGTCCATGGAAGAGGTTATAGAGCAGATGTCTCCTCAGGAGAGAGACTTTCCATCAGGGTTGATGATCTTTAAGAAATCACCCTCAAGTGAGAAAGACCGGGAGAATAATGAGAGTGAGAGAGGCTGCAGTCCCAGCCCAAATCTGGTTACACATCAGGGAGATACAACAGAGGGAGTTAGTGCATTTGCTACCTCTGGCCAAAACTTCCTAGAGATTTTAGAATCTAACAAAACACAGAGAAGTTCTGTGGGAGAAAAGCCTCATacatgtaaagaatgtgggaaagcctttaatCAGAACTCACATCTCATCCAGCATATGAGAGTTCATAGTGGAGAAAAACCCtttgaatgtaaagaatgtggaaaGACATTTGGAACTAATTCAAGCCTTCGACGGCACCTGAGAATTCATGCTGGAGAAAAACCCTTTGCTTGTAATGAATGTGGAAAGGCCTTCATTCAGAGTTCACACCTTATTCACCATCatagaattcatactggagagagaccctataaatgtgaagaatgtggtaaAGCCTTCAGTCAAAATTCAGCCCTTATTCTACACCAGAGAatccatactggagagaaaccgtatgaatgtaatgaatgtgggaagaCCTTTAGGGTTAGTTCACAGCTTATTcagcatcagagaattcatactgaaGAAAGATACCATGAATGCAATGAGTGTGGCAAAGCCTTCAAGCATAGCTCAGGCCTTATTAGACAccagaaaattcatactggagaaaaaccatatctgtgtaatgaatgtgggaaggGCTTCGGGCAGAGTTCTGAGCTTATCCggcatcagagaattcatacaggggacaaaccctatgaatgtaatgaatgtgggaaaactTTTGGCCAGAACTCAGAGATTATTAGACATATTAGAATTCATACTGGTGAGAAGCCCTATgtatgtaaggaatgtgggaaggccttcagGGGGAACTCAGAACTTCTTAGACAcgagagaattcacactggagagaaaccctatgaatgctTTGAGTGTGGAAAGGCTTTCAGGCGGACCTCTCACCTTATTGTCCaccagagaattcatactggagagaaaccccaTCAATGTAATGAGTGTGCAAGAACCTTTTGGGATAATTCTGAGCTGCTTCTCCACCAGAAAATTCATattggagagaaaccttatgaatgtagCGAGTGTGAGAAAACATTTAGCCAGCATTCCCAACTTATCatacatcagagaattcacactggagagaagccttaTGAGTGCCAAGAATGTCAGAAGACTTTTAGTCGGAGCTCTCACCTCCTCCGACATCAAAGTGTTCACTGTATGGAGTAA